Proteins encoded by one window of Amaranthus tricolor cultivar Red isolate AtriRed21 chromosome 4, ASM2621246v1, whole genome shotgun sequence:
- the LOC130810174 gene encoding uncharacterized protein LOC130810174 isoform X3 has translation MLTAGIAATSSHLLPLLQSSHLLACNRASFLSPLLGLRFNSVKFSSITAQRRRWLCVKAARTESKGASLGFRPPDFELSEPLTGKTWTLQDFEVYPALLVMFICNHCPFVIHLKKDLVKLSNFYMKKGLAVVAISSNSVITHPQDGPEIMAKEAKLYDYPFPYLYDESQDVARDFGAVCTPEFFLFKKLSLNHFELQTSYCYIVT, from the exons CACCTTTTAGCATGTAACAGAGCTTCGTTTCTGTCACCATTGTTAGGGTTAAGGTTTAATTCTGTCAAATTCAGTTCGATTACCGCTCAAAGAAGGCGATGGCTTTGTGTAAAAGCTGCAAGAACAGAGTCCAAAGGAGCTTCTTTAGGGTTTAGACCGCCTGATTTTGAG TTGTCGGAGCCATTGACTGGGAAAACATGGACATTGCAAGATTTTGAAGTGTATCCGGCTTTATTG GTTATGTTTATATGCAATCACTGCCCATTTGTGATACATCTGAAAAAGGATCTTGTGAAGCTTTCAAATTTCTACATGAAG AAGGGTCTTGCAGTTGTTGCAATATCTTCCAACTCCGTTATTACGCATCCTCAG GATGGACCAGAAATCATGGCAAAAGAAGCTAAATTATATGATTATCCATTTCCTTATTTATATGATGAG TCTCAAGATGTTGCGCGTGATTTTGGAGCAGTTTGCACACCAGAATTCTTCTTGTTTAAAAAG CTTtctttgaaccattttgagctTCAGACGTCGTACTGTTACATAGTTACGTAA
- the LOC130810174 gene encoding uncharacterized protein LOC130810174 isoform X1, protein MLTAGIAATSSHLLPLLQSSHLLACNRASFLSPLLGLRFNSVKFSSITAQRRRWLCVKAARTESKGASLGFRPPDFELSEPLTGKTWTLQDFEVYPALLVMFICNHCPFVIHLKKDLVKLSNFYMKKGLAVVAISSNSVITHPQDGPEIMAKEAKLYDYPFPYLYDESQDVARDFGAVCTPEFFLFKKEGRRPFELVYHGQFDDSRPSNNVPVTGRDLSMAIDSVLSGQPVASVQKPSVGCSIKWHPE, encoded by the exons CACCTTTTAGCATGTAACAGAGCTTCGTTTCTGTCACCATTGTTAGGGTTAAGGTTTAATTCTGTCAAATTCAGTTCGATTACCGCTCAAAGAAGGCGATGGCTTTGTGTAAAAGCTGCAAGAACAGAGTCCAAAGGAGCTTCTTTAGGGTTTAGACCGCCTGATTTTGAG TTGTCGGAGCCATTGACTGGGAAAACATGGACATTGCAAGATTTTGAAGTGTATCCGGCTTTATTG GTTATGTTTATATGCAATCACTGCCCATTTGTGATACATCTGAAAAAGGATCTTGTGAAGCTTTCAAATTTCTACATGAAG AAGGGTCTTGCAGTTGTTGCAATATCTTCCAACTCCGTTATTACGCATCCTCAG GATGGACCAGAAATCATGGCAAAAGAAGCTAAATTATATGATTATCCATTTCCTTATTTATATGATGAG TCTCAAGATGTTGCGCGTGATTTTGGAGCAGTTTGCACACCAGAATTCTTCTTGTTTAAAAAG GAGGGCCGGAGGCCATTCGAACTTGTATACCACGGACAATTTGATGACTCCAGACCAAGTAATAATGTGCCTGTTACTGGGAG GGACTTGAGTATGGCAATTGATTCTGTTCTCAGTGGTCAACCTGTAGCTTCCGTTCAAAAACCGAG TGTTGGATGTAGCATCAAGTGGCACCCTGAA
- the LOC130810174 gene encoding uncharacterized protein LOC130810174 isoform X2, giving the protein MLTAGIAATSSHLLPLLQSSHLLACNRASFLSPLLGLRFNSVKFSSITAQRRRWLCVKAARTESKGASLGFRPPDFELSEPLTGKTWTLQDFEVYPALLVMFICNHCPFVIHLKKDLVKLSNFYMKGLAVVAISSNSVITHPQDGPEIMAKEAKLYDYPFPYLYDESQDVARDFGAVCTPEFFLFKKEGRRPFELVYHGQFDDSRPSNNVPVTGRDLSMAIDSVLSGQPVASVQKPSVGCSIKWHPE; this is encoded by the exons CACCTTTTAGCATGTAACAGAGCTTCGTTTCTGTCACCATTGTTAGGGTTAAGGTTTAATTCTGTCAAATTCAGTTCGATTACCGCTCAAAGAAGGCGATGGCTTTGTGTAAAAGCTGCAAGAACAGAGTCCAAAGGAGCTTCTTTAGGGTTTAGACCGCCTGATTTTGAG TTGTCGGAGCCATTGACTGGGAAAACATGGACATTGCAAGATTTTGAAGTGTATCCGGCTTTATTG GTTATGTTTATATGCAATCACTGCCCATTTGTGATACATCTGAAAAAGGATCTTGTGAAGCTTTCAAATTTCTACATGAAG GGTCTTGCAGTTGTTGCAATATCTTCCAACTCCGTTATTACGCATCCTCAG GATGGACCAGAAATCATGGCAAAAGAAGCTAAATTATATGATTATCCATTTCCTTATTTATATGATGAG TCTCAAGATGTTGCGCGTGATTTTGGAGCAGTTTGCACACCAGAATTCTTCTTGTTTAAAAAG GAGGGCCGGAGGCCATTCGAACTTGTATACCACGGACAATTTGATGACTCCAGACCAAGTAATAATGTGCCTGTTACTGGGAG GGACTTGAGTATGGCAATTGATTCTGTTCTCAGTGGTCAACCTGTAGCTTCCGTTCAAAAACCGAG TGTTGGATGTAGCATCAAGTGGCACCCTGAA